The genomic window tgtgtatgtgtgtgtgtgtgtgtgtgtgtgtgtgtgtgtgtgtgtgtgtgtgtgtgtgtgtgtgtgtgtgtgtgtgtgtgtatgtgtatgtgtgtgtgtgtgtgtgtgtgtgtgtgtgtgtgtgtgtgtgtgtgtgtgtgtgtgtgtgtgtgtgtgtgtgtgtgtgtgtgtgtgtgtgtgtgtgtgtgtgtgtgtctgtgtgtgtatgtgtgtattaggtatatgtatagtacataattagcatttgcatatataatgcTTATGCGCATATAAACTCTACGGGTGCTGCCTACCATAAAACACCTAGTAAACACTGACACCTTTTCTTGACCCCGTGTATGTATACAAAGCGTGCATGCTGTGGTATTCCATACATTGTATAGTTCTCTCCCATGATATAAGAGTTATCACCAAGTTACAGAGGACTTCGTCACCTTTGAAATTTTCTTTATGTCATTTCCCAAGTACTACTCAAATggctttaaatatttatatttctcaaGCTGATCTGTTCATGTTGTTCTCATGAGTGGAGGAATGATCACTATGTCTAACatttgatatttgcattaaatggAATGTGTTCAGTCCCATATTATAAAATATCCTAGGGCTGAACCATAATTTACGTATAACGTCAATTTAAATTTTTTACAGGCAATGCTTTTAATTGCTTTACAGACAAATGCATTTAACTCTTTACCGTGAAAAGTTGGAAATTACTTATAAAgtccagtaaagaaaaaaaaaagtaaataaaaaacacgGCACTTACTCATCGTGCACTATGATTTCGTCTAGATCTGTGCCATCGCTACGTAGTGACTGTCATTGTCAAAACTCATTTGGGAATCTAAAGACAAGGCTCTGAGTGAGTGGGTTATTGGCAGAGAACAGTGACTTGCACTCACCCTACGTGTGGCCACCTGTACCCTAGTATACCCAGTCCCTTGTATAATGTAGAGAATCAGTCAACCAGTCTAGAAGTTGAAAATAAACTTTTATTCTGGGTGTCCGTTAAACGAAGATGATTTTGAACAGGAGAAAACAGAAGTCAAGTCACCTAGTGTATACGAAAGAACAGTAAATATCAATGCCATATTCAAGTGATAGTGTTTCAAAAAAAAATTCATAGTTCCAAGGGTAATTTAAACTTGAAATGGCGAAGGAGCTATGGGTGTGTGCACTCCTCAAAAGCAATGTTCTTGGAAATAACATCGAAATACATATCCTAATTGCATAAAAAAACATAGGCAAATCGGTCCCTTCTGTCATTGACAATGTTATCTTAAAAAACAGTTTCTTCAGCTATTATCAAGCAAtcaagatgacaatgatgataataatagtaatgctaaaagtaataataataataataacaatgacaatagtagtcgTTGCAGtagtgcaattatcatcatcatcatcatcattattattattattattattattattattattactattattatcattatcattattattatcagtagtagtagtaatagtagtattagtagcagcagtaattgtagtaatgataatgatttcctaAAAGTAAACATGCCATTTTGGAAAATCAATCTGTTCCTAACACATGAAAAGGGAGCCTCGCCATCACCTCTCGTGCTTTGTTGTGAATATTACCCCTATTTATAATACTCCTAATTGTAACACAGAATACGGCTACAAAACCCAGGACCGGGATAAGTCACCTGTTTTACATGGATGACTTGAAATTGTTTGCCAAAGACGGCAACGATCTTGAAGGAATAATGCATTCAGTAAAGAAATTCAGTTATATTCTACCAGTTTGttcaaaattgtgccaggcccgaacCAACGAATATGCACATATACGAACGTGCatctacacataaataaatatctatctatctatctgatggatatacattcatatatctatctgtccagtagatatgcatgtttagactTATTAGTGtgcatttattcatgtgtatatgcagGTCCGTATTATGAAGATTTAttggcctcgcacaattttaacaaaccggccgatagacaCATTAGGACGAGACAAATGCGCAACGACCAAAAGACAAGAACATCACCAGAACTGGACACTATCCGATATTAAGAGAATTGATACCAAAATCGGAAAAAATCATGTCATGCAACAGAATTCACCATCCGAAGGCTAACGTAAACAAACTACAATTAGACTGATGCACCGTCAGAAAAGACCTCGATTAAGATGTTTGGCAAGTATGTGGGTGTCAGTGAGTGATGGAAGACAACAATAGCTCCATGGAAGAAACATAAAGGATATAATCGTAGAGTTCTTGCAATACTAGCAACAAGACTGAACTCTGCAAATCACACAGAAGCCAGAAACACGTTCGCTTCGATATCATCAACTGGACGCTATCCAATATTAAGAGAATTGAtacaaaaatcggaaaaaaatcaTGTCATGCAACAGAATGCACCATCCAAAGGCTAACGTAAAcaaactacaattattatcattattattattattattattattattattattattattattattattattattattattattatcatagatattattactataccattatcacttctattagaatttttgatattattgttatatatagtgattaggatgaaaacaataatgatattgatgatattaatgataatgattttctttatacgggcatacatatataccgaaatacatatctatcaatctctacatatatatctaccgggtagactgatagataaatgtatatgtatcagatatacagacaaatatgcatttattttttgtgaaaatacatgtacgtataaatgaatatattttgggtcgggcctcacacaattctaataaattggccgtataataatagtaatggtaataataacgataataataataataaggaaaataatgataatgataacaataataatgataataataataaggaaaataatagtaatgataataatattaataatgataataacaataataataataatgaaaaaataatgataatagtaataatgaaaataataatattagttataataatgataatgataacaataatgataataataataacaatattgataacaataatgaaaataataatcataataatgataataataataataataatgatgataataataataataataataataataataataataataataataataatgataatgataatgatgataacaaaaataataataataacaataataataataataataataataataataataatgaaaatgataacaacaataataataataataataaaaacacgtgtAGGCGCCAGTTTCCTTAGTTTGTGTTATGTAATTGAGAGTTTTAGGTGAGCTTTTTTCTTCAGATAAGAAATGTTATAACTATTCCATACTATAACATTAACTTTTATCATCTTTGATTTTTGTTGTATAACAGGGAAGTAAATCAAAAGCAACGAGGATTTATCatgatatatgtactgtatgtaatCCTGAATTAACGAGTTTGCTTTGCTTTCAATTACTATTGCTTTAATTCAAGAAAAAAACCCTAGTTTTTGACGTACTTATCAAGGAAGGTAAATTGGCATGATGAATTTACAAAAGGGATTTATATAATGAAGTCGCTCATATAGTTCTGATAACAGGAGATTGTTAATGTAACCTACATGAATCTGCCGGTAACGCCTTTCAAATTGTAACATCGACCAGTCGTTCTTATTtatcccttttatttgtttatgtaatagtagtactaatatagGGAAAACGTAAGGATATTAACAATGAAAGAggacaaaagaggaaagaaactgCACAGCTCCTTATGAAAAGGTAATTTTTCAGAATACATTTGCATAACTTATCTTCACAATTTTAGTTTAGATggattcctctcgctctctgctgTCCAAGTATATCAAAATGAGGTAGAAAATTACCCAAAATTAGGACTCAGAAATCCCCCCATTACCCACAATCTTGGTCCTCATAGCCGGGGAGGGCAGAAAAGGTACCAGGGAAGTTGCGGGGTAAAatgtgaataatatacacagaatcagtcacaatATTGtgcataatataatatacacagaatcagtcacaatATTGTGCAAGATCAACATGGGAGAGCGCCCAATGCCAAGTCTGTCCTATGCTCTATCTTGCCATGAATATGCGGAGGATTTATTGTTTTCTTGGGAGGGGGTTGCGGGTTTTGCATTCAGTAGTTTCATTAGTTTACCCTAAAGCTTCCCTGGTTGCTTTCATAACCTCCCCTCCTAATGGGACCAAGAATGTAGGGTCTGGGGGATTCCACACCATAATTCCTACATGCATGTGtattggagggtgagaggaatccctcaataccaaaatcgtcacaGTTGATTATGTGAAGGTGTTATGAAATACTACTGAAAATAAGTTGCAAAAGTGAAGACCTATCATAGTTTTATCTCTATCTGGGCAGTTTTCAAGatttatggtaatgatcataattaatatAACTTAACATAATTCTGTAAATACACATTAATTTTAATTGAAGGATGTGATTTTAACCAATAGTACTAATAGGCCTAAGGCTAAGAATAAATGCAGACACGGTTCAGCCTCATTAGGCCAGCAATTTTAGCAGGTTGGGACAGTGGATTGGATCTGGCTGTCATTAGCCTGCTTGACCACCACTTGGCTAGGAGAACCACAAATTTTCCAAAGCAATATTTGGAAAACACTAAAAGGGATTCTACGCTGGACTGTACATAGAAGCAGTTGTATGTTATGTATTGATTTGACTTTGTTTagtcatattttcttttgtttatttcaggATTATCTTCTGTAGCATTCACCATGTTTAGATTCAACTTCAATGTAGAAACGGAAGACCAGTCAGGTAAGAATCGCATCACAGGTTATTGATTATTTAGAAATTGCAATTTGtacatgtaataatgataattctcacCTAAGTAATCACAAGCATTGACTTTTTTTATTCGgtgttattatttacataattcACTGGAGAAATTATAAGCattatattttttagttttattggCATAATTCTCATAGATGAGTACCAAAGACACCTAATAAATTCCTTTTTAAAAATCCCCTCACTAGAACCCATGGCAGAGGAGCCCCTAGATAATCCATCAGCGGAAAAGGCGCACTCGGAAGCACTCAGAGACTGGCTGCCTGCTCAGTGCCATGAGGTCACCCAAGAACATCTTAATTTTCTCACAGAGGGTTGTGTCGTGGAGGAAGTCACAATCGGAGAAACTGAGGTAAGGTATTTTGCCATTCATAAGATGTGGGATTCAGCACaggtagtgttttttttctacgtatcttctatcctcttctaattctttttcatgttctacttcttttcttctcctccttttctttctctttctccttctccttcttctccttctcattttcattttccttctccatctccttttgtgtcttcaccttcatcttcattgttttctcctctcctcttttactcctcttttctctcttctctcctgtcttctctctccttcccctcccccccctcctctctcttctccctctctctctttctctatcttcgtctcgctctctctcgctctctctctctttctctttatctctgtctctgtctgtctgcctctctctctctctctctgtctatctcggtctctctctttctctcttctcttctctctcttctctctcttctctctctctctctctttctcttctctactctctctctctctctctctctctctctctctctctctctctctctctctctctctctctctctctctctctctctctctctctctctctctctctctctctctctctctctctctctctctctctctctctactctctctctctttctctctccctctctctttctctctctctcttctctctctctctctctctctctctctctctctctctctctctctctcctctctctctctctctctctctctctctctctctcttctctctctctctctctctctctctctctcttctctctctctctctctctctctctctctctctctctctctctctctctctctctctctctctctctctctctctctcctctccctctctcttcgtctccccctcctctccctctccctctcctctccctctccctctttctctctccgtcccctctccgtctccctcccctctctttctctctctctctctctctctctctctctctctctctctctctctctctctctctctctctctctctctctctctctctctctctctctctctctctctctctctcccctccctccctccctccctccctccctccccccctccctccctccccccctccctccctccctccctcactcactccctccctctccctgtctgtctgtctgtctgtctgtctgtctgtctgtctgtctgtctatctctctgtctactgttatcatcatcatcattataattataataataataaaatctttatgataatgatagtgataaattgTTTTATTCATATAGGTATTTCCAGTGAACTTTATGCCTTTCCAGATCATTTTATATAGTCAATTTCAGTCCTCTATGCCTTTCCAGATCAAGTACATTAGCATGATCTCGGCTTTAGAGAAGATGCAACAGACTGAGGTGTCAACTAATATTGTTCCTGCCTTTCAAGATCACACTGACCTTGTTCCAGCTGTATATGAAGGTCAGTTGTTGCAACTGGAATTGGAGAAACAGTCGACATTGAACTTTCTTCGCCCCAAGTCCAATCTGTTCTTTAAATGAACAAATGTGGTTACACCCATTCACTCGTCTACATTCATATAAAGaggaatatattctctctctctctctctctctctctctctctctctctctctctctctctctctctctctcttctctcttttgcacgcatgcatacacacatgcaccccccccccccatggttaAAAAAAATAGTTGCAATTTGTGCCATTTGCCTATTATTCCATTCAGGATTCATTAATCAAGTAACCTCTTCTTATAGGTAGTTTATTGTAAAATTTACAAATTAACTTGATAGACTGAACCCTTCCCAATTGGGTGAACATTTTGAttcatttcttcttgttcttgttcttcaatAAATACAGTATAGTGATGTTTTCATCTTCAGGAGGCTTGAAGATTTGGGAATGCACTTGGGACATCTTGGACCACTTATCGtcaatgaaaatgaacatgaatGGCTGCAGGTATTATGTTTATTGTGGTTATGTTGAGTAGGTATATGGAAATATTTGGATTTCAGTGACAGTATTCATTGGTTTTGTAGAGTTAACATTGTGTTTTGCtgtacgttttcttttctttttcataaattCTGATTTTAGGGTTCTGGAGTTGGGTTGTGGAGCAGCACTGCCTGGACTGTATGCTGCACTTCAAGGAGCACACGTTAGCCTTCAGGACTATGTAAGCATGAGATTATAGTAGGATTACATTTTTGTATTACTGAAGTCAAAATTAGttaatagcttttttttttaatatctgttGATAGAATGAAAAGGTAATACAAGGACAATCCTAAAACAGAACTCTAAATCTGAGGTGTTTTGTTGAAGTTCTCTTTTTTAATGTTGCCtaagagatttatttatttttctttcttacagaATGAAGAGGTCATTCAGTATATTACCATACCTAATGCTGTGTTAAATTTGGCTGATTCCTCGTCTTTAGTCATTGACGAAGAAGGAACAATTGACTGCAAATTATCTGATTCGTCTGTAAAGCAAGTGGCTGAACGTGTTTCATTCTTCTCTGGAGATTGGAGTGGTCTTGAAAGCAAACTTTTGATGCAAAATCCCCATGAAAATTCAGAAGAGAAActaatgaaaaatgtaaacaatgacGAGCTAAAATTTGATGTGATTTTAACTTCAGAAACAATATATAATACAGACTGCTATGAGAAACTGCTACATGTGATGACCAGTTGTCTCAAGAGAACTGGGATAATGTATCCTTTTTGagctattttttgttgttgttattgttgttgacaaTGCCAGTTAataggatattattccatttcagACTGTGAAGATAGTTAAGTATTTAATAGATGTAAGAAGTTGCTTAGGATATTTCACCTATGTAATTTTGACATATAGGGCCTAATTCCATAAATTACCAGTATTGGGACAACCTAATCAAAGTATATACTTGCTAATATCATTAGTAGCttgttatatatttacttttctgCTTATCATAAAAGTATTATTCACCCATATTTTTGTAGATTTTTGAAACTCTTaatattgtatatttcatatgTCTGGAAAGTATTAGATAAACATACCTTTATCTGGTGACATGAAACCTTAAGTATTTATCATTCCTTAAAAATCACCAGCATTCTGGCAGCAAAGTCCCATTACtttggagttggaggaggaacgCAACAGTTCATCAACTTTGTGAATAAACATAATCAACTGGATGTTAAATCATTTGTTGCAAACAGTCAAGGTAAATCACTCTGACTTTTAAAAACTTGATATTGgaaatgtgtatatttttgtgtttatttgtcaaAATAGATTCATTAATAGCCCATATTTGAATTCATACAGTTCTTTCCTTTTCAGGTTTGAAGCGAGAAATCCTAGAAATGAgattcaaaaataaataacaataattttgaataTTCTTTTATTAATGCCCATGACACAGTATCCTTATTGTAAAATCCTTACATTCTAATGGAAGATTTACCCGACATTAGCATGGGTTACAGCACGACTAAATACACTGCATACAagacaaataatatataaatgttcagTTGCAAGTTTACTCTGTCTTACTCCCTATTTTTTAAtgtttgctcttttctttctttcatttttatttctttttctttccttcattagcCCTAATCAAGGGGAAGACATCAGACAAAGACTCAGACTGTCCTCAGAATATGAAGACATATGGGACCAAAGGTGTTCTAAAACCAATTGCCCAAAAATGCGCTTATTAAATGTATTGTTCATTTAAGTTTCATCTATAACAAACATCAATGTGTTAATGTTAATACATTACAGTCATGAGATAGTAGGGCATTTATGGAAATCGTCGCTACTTACATTATAAATGAAAGTTTCAACTAACATAAGAGTTAATGAATGCATTTTTTGGGCAACTGATCTGTGATCGCCTTTGGACCTGCAGGTACTTACATTCTTGTGATAGTCAATGTCTGGTATCTTCCCCTGATGGGGActaacgatgaaaaaaaaaattaagaacatCTTAGGATGTCCATACCCTCATATACTGAGAATCTACATCTGACTTAACATACAATACAGAATGGCACACAATAaatgcatctgtatgtatgtgtgcattcatatCCGTTTGTGTAAAAGTGcgagtgtgtgcacgtgtgatagatggatatgtataatgatatgcaAGTTTTCaagttatgaataaataaagcacATTCTTTCATACTCTTTATAATAATCAACATATAACAATTGAACCCATAAATTACAGCAACAATACACATGAAATACATCTCTGATTTTTGGCATCCACTTGTACACTGTGATTTATTTCATTGTTCAGAAAGTACAGTTACGATAAAGCAATTCCCTGCCAGGAACAACCCTAAAAAATTTCATCACAACAATTGCTTACATAATGCCGAAGTCACTGAAAGTATAAATGGTAATGCATGTatctgagtgagagagaaaaaaatctagccTCTTCTTCCATACGCTGTCTTCTGTTTTTATGGAGCCAGCCTCTCATAAACCcagccctcttctccttcatgaGTTAAGCTTTTATCGATGGTTTCGTCAGCTTTAGGTTTTCTGAAGCGGATCCTGTCATGAATGCGTGTTGTTTGTCCTTGCCAGAATTCAATTACTTCTGGTATAACACGGAAGCCGCCCCTGTAATTGAAAGTTTAGATATCATAACATCTTGAGGGCTTTGATTTCTTTGAAGTAAATTGGTGATTTATATGGTCAATAGTTTTGCAATATACTTTTATTCAGGCTAATAAAGCTAACTTACCATATTTCTGGTCTTGGAATGgacttctcttcatctttatattcttcttgaagttgcttttctttatctgtcagtACATGGCGACCTTCGATGACCTAAAAGTGACAATATTAATTTACCCTGTACCAATGATACAGTATTTTTTTTAAAGCTCTTTCCTTTTTGCAATGTTGATATATTAGTTCTTGCAATATTTTATCATTAAGACTGGCAAAGTTCTGTAATAAATGCTCATTGTATTTTACTTGCCTGACTTTGTGGGCTAAGGCATGCTCCAATCTGACTGCTGCGTGGACGAGAATGGAAATAATCTGTCGACTCCTTTTCACTGATACGTTCTACGTTTCCTTCAATTCGAACCTGGTAATCAAAACAACAACTTTATTTCACACGCTTGATCAGTGTaagttatatagaaaatattttgTACCATGCaaataaatgtacaaaaaaaagaaaagcaaagaaaaaaactatatccAACTATGACACTGTTCCTGAAAAGATGTTTATGCCAAAATAAAAATCCTCAGAACCAGGAGCTGTtactgcatttttcttttcttttctatgcgtcatatgagaggaggagggggggggggggagagagagagagagagagagagagagagagagagagagagagagagagagagagagagagagagcgagagagagagagagagagagagagagagagagaggagagagaggagagagagggggggggggtaaaattgtttatttcttcaatcttaaaaaataataataataataatcataataaaaactacAGATTAAGTCCAAGTAACAGAGAATCCATACAGACGTAAAATGGACATTCCTGACATAAACATGAGTCCTAATCCTGATAAACTGTGATGAAAATTTCACATCAATATCGGAGAACACAATTTGATTCCGCTTACTTTTGAGTCAACATTTTTCTGTGAAAACActaatttatctttttcatttcttgaaTTACATAACAAATGATAACCAACCTTTTATTTAAGGATTAAAACTGCTTATCTTGTCACATTCTATGGTCTAGTGAGTGAAACCGTAATAATCTTATATAACCATATTGCCAactattttatttcctttgttatgatcatcatcattactactattattaccattaccataaatgttttcattatatttatcatcattatcaatattgttatcattatcatcatttttactttttcttattattataaaagaaaaaaaaatgtttttattacttctagcattatcattaatatcattattaatatcatcattattacaaatatcaatattattatctttatcattagtatcatattactattatcatcatcaccattacgattattattaagattgttaatgatgttgttgtcatcattatcattattattatcagtattatcattggcatcataatcattttcattattatcaatatcattattatcattattgttatcattattatcattatcattattattatgattagcagtTCATATGAAACTTTTCttacaaaagaaaatcaagaaatagaataaatagggTTATGAATGGACTTCCGGGGccaatctatgtgtatatgaaatCAGCAAAACAATACCAAAGTGCACAATGCGCATATAAAAGTATTCCTGGTATCAACTGTGATGATAATGTTCTTTGTTTAATTTATATGAATGAAAGAGCATCCTAAAGTACCATAATATTATACACAGTAATGTAAAAATTTCTAGGTATTTATGTTCCTTAGAAGAGAATGTTAACAGTTAACCTAAAGCTACTGGAGATGTCTTATATGGACATGCCAAGCCCCTGTGAGTTTAATCtatttattgtatacatatacggcACTGCAATCGTGTCTCCACAATTCTTGGTCTggaaggagtcaattactagtactacctatctcatctgtttacccttttcattGTGTTCCTTTTTCGTCCGCATTAATATTGATTGtattaggaaaaagaaaaaaataaaagaagaaaatccaGGAATCTCatggaaaggtgaaatcagataAGATCATGAGGTCTACTAACTGACTCACGGGTGGCTGAGCACTTATGGAGCCATCCATATGTAGGGACATTTCACAAAAGAGAACCAAAGTGAACACTACATTTACCTGGTGGCACTGGGTTACCATATGCTCACAACTGTGCTTGGGTAATGCTACTCATCGTTATAAGTATGGAGGCTGCAATCTCTAAATCATGACAGTATTAACTATATCCTATGTATTGTATTGTCTTCCATTAAATTTTTTGCCTGATTTCAACATCTCACCATTAAAGCCTACTTCAGACACAATTAACACAATATTCCTAATGAAAAAGCTTACTTTAAAATATTGCAGTGAAATTTACCCAATTTTGAGTCTTCCCTGATAAAAATGTTAACGCTCTCTGACTCTGCACACATTAAATTACACAGAAAAGTCaccatgtataaaaaaaaatgattggtttatatctaagaagaatgagaagtaaCAAAAGGAATACAGAAAGGCACATAAATATATCAACATGACCCACCATGACCATAACTATTGATCTAAAGGTTAGTTAAGGGTTTTTGTTCACTTACGGATCTCATAAGAGGTTCCCAGTAAAAGCAAAGGCTAGCCTGGGGATTTTCTATCTGtaagaaaaggatgaaatagCTAATCAAAGGCTGAATATCAAATTAGCAAAAGAGCAGAGCAAACAAGAACACCAACAAGAATCTTTTATAATAAATACTAGATGCAGATATAACCAGAAGTTCATACATCTTCAAAATCAAATGAACTTtaatctttagtattatcattagcttaCATGTACAGTAAATTCATGTTCAGTGAATTCAGTGTATGAAACTGAATAGATGTACTCCACAGATTCTTGCAATTGGTGCTGGAAGTTTGCCCTGAACTTCTGCATAACATGGCCAGCTCAATTACCTGTCTTGACCAAGATCTATCTTCACCATTGTAAGACCAATAGAATACAAGACTTGCAAAAGGATTCTCTATCTGAAATAataacagagtaaaaaaaaaaaaaaaggagggaaaagtttTTATTCTAAGATTTGGGATACTTAAGCAAAATCTAGTCATATCTTCCAAGGAAATTTCGATTTTAAATTGCAAGTATACTGCAACTAAGTATAATTTTGATGTTGAACATGATGGAGACCAGCACATAATTTCTTCTGATTACAAGTAAAACAATATTGGAATACAACATTTCTGGAATGCCTATGAGTCATGATATCATTTTAGCATTACAGGCTTGTCATCAGACACAATATTTCTAAAttgtgcaaatatacataaatatactgatatatatatatatatatatatatatatatatatatatatatatatatatatatatatatatatatactgatatctatctatctatctataaatatatatatatatatatatatatatatatatatatatatatatatatatatatatat from Penaeus vannamei isolate JL-2024 chromosome 5, ASM4276789v1, whole genome shotgun sequence includes these protein-coding regions:
- the LOC113818076 gene encoding pyridoxine/pyridoxamine 5'-phosphate oxidase isoform X2; the protein is MLLRCLANCRKMALLGENAANGVVANGVKNMSIDIGGMRKPYKGKNEAFVEEDLVAKEPIAQFKAWFDEACNTPGIIEANAMCIATATKEGKPSARMVLLKGYGKDGFRFFTNYGSRKGQELIENPQASLCFYWEPLMRSVRIEGNVERISEKESTDYFHSRPRSSQIGACLSPQSQVIEGRHVLTDKEKQLQEEYKDEEKSIPRPEIWGGFRVIPEVIEFWQGQTTRIHDRIRFRKPKADETIDKSLTHEGEEGWVYERLAP
- the LOC113818076 gene encoding pyridoxine/pyridoxamine 5'-phosphate oxidase isoform X1, with the translated sequence MLLRCLANCRKMALLGENAANGVVANGVKNMSIDIGGMRKPYKGKNEAFVEEDLVAKEPIAQFKAWFDEACNTPGIIEANAMCIATATKEGKPSARMVLLKGYGKDGFRFFTNYGSRKGQELIENPFASLVFYWSYNGEDRSWSRQVRIEGNVERISEKESTDYFHSRPRSSQIGACLSPQSQVIEGRHVLTDKEKQLQEEYKDEEKSIPRPEIWGGFRVIPEVIEFWQGQTTRIHDRIRFRKPKADETIDKSLTHEGEEGWVYERLAP
- the LOC113818075 gene encoding histidine protein methyltransferase 1 homolog encodes the protein MFRFNFNVETEDQSEPMAEEPLDNPSAEKAHSEALRDWLPAQCHEVTQEHLNFLTEGCVVEEVTIGETEIKYISMISALEKMQQTEVSTNIVPAFQDHTDLVPAVYEGGLKIWECTWDILDHLSSMKMNMNGCRVLELGCGAALPGLYAALQGAHVSLQDYNEEVIQYITIPNAVLNLADSSSLVIDEEGTIDCKLSDSSVKQVAERVSFFSGDWSGLESKLLMQNPHENSEEKLMKNVNNDELKFDVILTSETIYNTDCYEKLLHVMTSCLKRTGIIILAAKSHYFGVGGGTQQFINFVNKHNQLDVKSFVANSQGLKREILEMRFKNK